A part of Arachis hypogaea cultivar Tifrunner chromosome 12, arahy.Tifrunner.gnm2.J5K5, whole genome shotgun sequence genomic DNA contains:
- the LOC112729795 gene encoding protein FAR1-RELATED SEQUENCE 5-like: MSNGDKAQVDSTKQFGITTSKIMAYMAGQSGGYGMLRFTKCDLYNYVHGLRLARISNGDVAATISYLECKANADMTTVARYTQTADNRLGSLLWVDGEMMSDYQLFGDVLAFDSTYRSNKYKKPLVVFSGSNHHKQTTIFGFALLEDEEVCSYRWLLLNLVDVMGEKMLCVVVTDRDKALRAAIAEVFPAARHQKAIYANFEVEDFEEYWKTAVESLGLQNNSWVQSTYEVKESWATSYLRGMFCAGYRTTSRCEGINAYIKGFLKSTDSILELVHSLDRVVKDYQNNEVTAQFYSTYYSLVLTTRLDSIELFASKLYTRVVFREVKKQIKGVVTLLFRGRVSISTVAVYKFSRMGAHGRIHKVLFDPDDKKIECDCLMWNSEGIPCSHIFCMMKYEGLEQIPDSLIMRRWCKDVKDSRRMPVTTRPGHEGCMLKYAALCSATSLVTRLGSEEGEDFEFGRESIASLIEKLRYRVYERAGGQPEMSA; this comes from the exons ATGAGTAATGGTGACAAAGCGCAAGTTGATAGCACGAAGCAGTTTGGGATAACAACCTCGAAGATAATGGCTTACATGGCTGGTCAATCTGGAGGGTATGGAATGCTGCGATTTACAAAGTGTGATTTGTATAATTACGTTCACGGGCTAAGGCTGGCCCGAATTAGTAATGGCGATGTTGCAGCAACGATCAGTTACTTAGAGTGCAAGGCAAATGCCGACATGACAACGGTCGCACGTTACACGCAAACTGCCGATAATCGGCTGGGGAGCCTTTTATGGGTCGACGGTGAGATGATGTCGGACTATCAGTTATTTGGAGATGTTCTGGCTTTTGATTCGACGTATCGGTCTAATAAGTACAAGAAACCGCTTGTAGTGTTCTCCGGGTCAAATCACCACAAACAGACAACCATTTTTGGATTTGCGCTGCTGGAGGATGAGGAAGTTTGTAGTTATCGGTGGCTGCTATTAAATCTTGTTGACGTAATGGGAGAGAAGATGTTGTGTGTTGTTGTCACGGATAGGGACAAAGCGCTGCGCGCAGCCATTGCGGAGGTGTTCCCCGCAGCTAGGCACCA GAAGGCTATCTATGCGAACTTCGAGGTGGAGGACTTTGAGGAGTATTGGAAGACGGCAGTGGAGTCACTTGGCCTACAAAATAATAGTTGGGTTCAAAGCACATACGAGGTCAAAGAAAGTTGGGCAACATCATATCTCCGGGGCATGTTCTGTGCGGGATACAGGACAACCTCAAGATGTGAGGGGATTAATGCATACATAAAGGGGTTCCTGAAATCCACTGATAGCATTTTGGAGCTGGTGCACAGCTTAGATCGTGTTGTAAAGGATTATCAAAACAACGAAGTCACGGCGCAGTTCTATTCTACGTACTATAGCCTCGTGTTAACTACCAGGCTTGACTCTATTGAGCTTTTTGCATCAAAACTGTACACACGGGTAGTTTTTAGAGAGGTGAAAAAACAAATTAAGGGTGTTGTGACCTTGCTGTTTCGTGGGAGAGTCAGCATAAGCACAGTAGCTGTCTACAAGTTTTCAAGAATGGGTGCTCATGGTAGGATACACAAGGTTTTGTTCGACCCCGATGACAAGAAAATTGAGTGCGACTGTTTGATGTGGAATAGCGAGGGTATTCCATGTAGTCACATATTCTGCATGATGAAATATGAGGGTTTGGAACAAATACCAGACAGTCTTATAATGAGAAGATGGTGCAAGGATGTAAAGGATTCTAGACGGATGCCGGTGACTACGAGACCTGGACATGAGGGTTGCATGCTTAAGTATGCCGCACTTTGTTCGGCCACAAGCTTGGTCACAAGACTTGGTTCGGAGGAGGGTGAAGACTTCGAATTCGGTAGGGAGAGCATCGCGAGTCTCATAGAAAAGCTACGTTACAGAGTTTATGAGAGGGCAGGCGGTCAGCCAGAGATGTCGGCGTAG